One window of the Cryptomeria japonica chromosome 7, Sugi_1.0, whole genome shotgun sequence genome contains the following:
- the LOC131067511 gene encoding wound-induced protein 1: MVRDLASSTPTLESQNEEAIRQLYDALSSGNARAVQSILAPDLEWWFHGPPDCEYLMRLLTGLSHHTGFSFRPDTLTAVGDKVFVEGYLGESLYWVHVWTVENGIATEVREYFNTSLVVTDFNPPSSSSGKSSVCRPLWQSELGKSDGESMPGLVLAI; encoded by the coding sequence ATCTGGCTAGTTCAACCCCAACCCTGGAGAGCCAAAACGAGGAGGCGATACGCCAACTGTACGATGCGCTAAGCTCAGGTAACGCACGGGCAGTGCAGAGCATTTTGGCCCCCGATTTGGAGTGGTGGTTTCACGGCCCTCCCGACTGTGAGTATTTGATGCGCTTGCTCACAGGCCTTTCTCACCACACCGGTTTCTCATTTCGCCCGGATACTTTAACCGCCGTCGGCGACAAGGTATTTGTGGAAGGTTATCTGGGTGAATCCCTGTACTGGGTTCACGTCTGGACTGTGGAGAATGGGATAGCTACAGAAGTTCGTGAGTATTTCAATACTTCCCTTGTCGTCACAGATTTTAACCCTCCTTCTTCCTCATCCGGAAAATCTTCTGTTTGCCGGCCACTGTGGCAGAGTGAATTGGGCAAATCTGACGGTGAATCGATGCCCGGGCTCGTCCTCGCAATTTGA